CTACCCTCCAAGGCCGTGATAGCTCGATCGAGCCGATCTCTTTCCTGCTTTAGTTCTCCGAAGGGTGCCAATGTCGGCTAAACCTTTTCCGTAGCCAAGAGCCGAATGCGAAGCCGAATCCAATCGCCGGTCCTAAAATTAGGCACTGGAAAGCGATCTCGATTGGATAGATATTTCTCTCAGTCTTGTCCAATGCAACGTCGATTAACACACCGATAGCGACGCCCGCAAAGAAGAAACTATAGCTGAATCTCGACGCCCATTCAGAAAAAACTCCGACGGACGCTGCTAGGAGAAAGGGAATAAAGAACATAAATGCCAGCGGTAATGACGGTCCGAGCCCGTTGAAGTAGGTTGTTGGGATTCTGTAAAAGAGAGTCACCAACAATATACCAAAGATCGTAACAGCCAACCCATCTGACAAAATTCCAACGATCCGCTTCATGGAATACTCCAACCGCCTATCATGCAGCCTACTGCAGCCGCATTACATCCGGTACAGGCACCCCAAGGAATGATGAATTGCCAAGAAGAAGAGTTGCACTGGTTAGGTGTATAGCAATCGTCGTGCGCCTTGCAGCAAGCCAAGATTCCAGGCAATCCATTCATGGCGAGTCCGGGGAGCCCTCCAACACTGCACTTCTGGTCCTGCTCTTGGAATCCGGGTCTAACGTTACCGTTGCCGGTAGGCGGATTTGAATTCTGGCCGTTCGGGTAGTTTCCTCCGCCCTGCATAGATGCAAGCTGCACCTTCCGTTGGCTCCAGACGTTCGCGTATACAATCCCCGCAACTAAGGGCGCCTGAATCGAGTGCGCTGGCTCATAGAGCTTGGGATTTACCCACGGAGTGCCACCAAATAGTTCGGATAGGTCCAAACCACCTGTTACCAAGATGTCGACTGCCACCGCGACTAACAGTGCGCCAGTCAAAACACCACCACTGCCAAGATCTACAGCGACTAAGCTGGCCCAGAGAGATAAACCTCCGGCGGCCAGCCCGGCACCTGTTCCGATACCCGCATTTACTCCCGCTTGCTCTCCGCTGAGACCTCCGGATTCGGGAATACTTCCGCCTTGGCCGGCTAACCCCGGACCACCTCCGCCACCGCTGCCACCAACCGCCGAGATGGGTCGCTGGAGGGTCGGGCTGTAGTAGCGGCCGGTCTGGCCACCACCACTTCCGCTGCCGCTGCCCGCACCAACCTCCGAAATGGGCGCGAAGCCTCACGAAAGTTAGGTCACTCGGCTAGGCGCAGTTGTATCACCGATGATGGAACGGGGCGGTACTGCCTTCCCTTTCAAATACCAAGCAACGATAAGACCCTCGACCGCACCCGCGAGCGTGCCCGAGAGCGCGAAATATGGAACAAAGGAATAGTCTCGCACCGGGGGACCTTCAGGGAGGACTGTGATCAGCGAATACAGAAGAATGAAACCGGCTCCGGCTACCCCTCCCGCCAATACTGCGACCATTGAGAGCTTCGCGAACGACAGTCTAGCTGCAACTGAACTGCCCTGTGCGAGCATCCACGCCAACGCTCCTATGAAGGCTGCCCATGGACCCATGGCTACCAACGCAAGTGGGAAGTAGATCACCGCAGCCATCATGAAGCGCAACCACAATGCAGGTTCGATGGTATGCGCGCCCGAGGTGCTGACCCAAAAGAGAAGTGCGAGTTCCCCGGCAAGCGGCACAAGAAGCGATGACACGATCGCGACTCGCCAGGAGATCCGACGAATCAGAACAATAACCATCAAACCGGCTAGCGGCAAAAGAAGCGCGAAGTAGTGAATCGGTGATGCAGGCATAGTTTCCTCGATAATCACCAGCTTACGGTAGAATCAATTGTCTGCACGAGGGAATAGTAAAAGGAGTGAGCGGATTCTGTCCACAACGCTGATAGCACTGTTGATGCCCTATCGCTCGATATTGCTGCACAGACGCCGACCCGAAGTATCTGTTCTCAAAACCGAGGAGACATCCGCGAACGCAGTTGGCCGTCGGATTGTCACCAAAGTCTCTGCAGCATGGTCCCGCGGCGCAGGCATACGAATCGGCCGGGGTTGCGGAACATTCAGCGTCGTATTGTGAACATGCGCTAGGCGGAGCGCCGTTGGCCGCTACCAGCTGCGCCTTCCCTTGGCTCCAGACGTTCGCTCTCACACTTCCCGCGACTAGAGGCGCCTGAATCGGATGCGCCGGCTCATAGAGCTTAGGATTCACCATGGAGTGCCGCCAAAGAGTTCGGATAGGTCCAGTCCACCCGTGACCAATACATCGACTATGATCGCCACGCCTACTGCACCAAGGATCGCAGGGGTCAGAAGACCGCCGCTTGCCACATCTACCGCCCCCATAGACCAGATAAACGATCCCGCACCAACAGCTACTCCGGCTCCGCTTCCGATCACCGTATTCATAACAGCTTGATCTCCGCTGAGGCCACCGGACCCAGGTATAGCTCCGCCTTGGCCGGCCAACCCCGGACCACCTCCGCCACTGCTGCCCGCACCAACCGCCGAGATGGGTCGCTGGAGGGTCGGGCTGTAGTAGCTGCTGCCGTAATAGAGGCCGTCCGCGTCTTGCTCCAACCCTTGAAATAGAAACGGATCGCGAAACAGTTAGGACTAGTTCACGCGTCCGATTGCTGGAGCAGTTCTCTCGTCTTTTGGTCCTGCGCCTTTAACGGGTATGGGAAGCAAGAACTTGACCCTTGGAAGTTTTCTGCCTTCGCCAGTCCAATACAGATGCGAATGTGCACGTCGGATATGGGGTCGTAGGTTTCGCCCGCTCCCTCCGTCGGATTTATGCTGCTGCTCGATTTCCCAGCGCTCGATAGTTTGCTGGAACTGACGACCTACGGTCCGCGCATCGGGTTCTCGAAGATCGCGCCAGCGTTCTGGGTCTTTCTTGCGGATCGACTCTTTGACGGCTGGCTTGGATCCGGGGTGAACGACCCGGACGGTATCCGGCTCGCCACCGAGATATAGCAGCGTCGTTATAGCCAGCCGGAGATAAGGGTCTTCACGCATAACTTGCACGACTGCGCTTCTGCCGGCCTCAGTAGATCGGATCTCGATAGATTTTAGGTATGCTTGGAAGCATTCGCCTAGTGTCGCTCCGGTGAGGCGAAGAGTTCCAAACTGTATCCAAGCGGGGGCCACCGCTGCTTCCAGAAAGTTAAATCTCATCTCCAATGCGTTTTTTCCGTCATCGCCTGTCTCAATGTCGTACCGTATACCAACCGCTGTAGGCCTGTCTGAATCGGCTGCTTTGGGGAACACGAGAACAGGGAAGCGCGAAGGCAGACGCAGTGCAGCGAGAGGTGTTTGCTCTGGCCAAGGTGTATTTGAGAGACACTGCGCCAATGCTGGTTCGATAGAATAGACGGGTTTCGACTCTCGCCAGCCAGCCCAACAAACCAGCGAGTAGATATTGACCTTGTGCGTACACAAACTCTCCGGGTCTTTAGGGTCGAAATCGCTCGCCATCACTACGGAAGCTGCGGCACCAGTGTACAGAGTTATTTCGGGTGGGATTTCGTCGATTCCCATCTGTTCTGCGGCTTCGTCTTGTATCGAGAGAGCCTGATCAATCGCAGCGTTCATTCTTCTGCGGTATTGTCGCCACGCACCTTCGAGCATTTCGCTGGCTGCGCGTGCTCTACTGGATTCACTCCCGATGGATTCAAATTCAACAGCCACTTGCTTCCTCCATCTGCCCTACCGCCGTTTGTCCGTTGGCCGCACACGCTCCTAAACGATTCTATCGAATGCGGAGCGCGAGGCGAGAGCCTCGCCGATTTTCCCGAACAGTGAGTTAGCAGACTGCCGCGCGACCGACAAACGTCGAGCAAGCGTGGGCACCGAAAATGTGTCTTTTTGTGTCTGAGCCGAGCAAACCGAGACGATGCCGTTACAACCCCCCGGCCACCTTAGCAATCTGGTGCCTTTCGACCACTCGGCCACCTCTCCGCTTGAGAAATCAATAAGTACGCAATTATCGTCAGGTTTCCAGCTCCGCGTTATCGGAATGAGCGAAATCCGATGGCTCGTTGGCGTACGCTCTCGGGTTCGAGTACAGCGTGGAGGTACCGATCGGGTGTTGTAGTACCGCGAGGTCAGCGCCGATTCTTAAGTGCGCCCTTCAAGCGGTTGGCCACCTCGGAAATATCCGGCTGACGTCGTCCGGCTCGGGGAGCCTTCGGACCCTCGTTTTCTGGATTCAAATCGCCGCGAACGAGGCTTGCAACGCGCTCCCAAGCTTCCGGGGTCAGCGGACGAGAACTTCTGAGTTCGACCAACTCCTTCTGAACTCCGGGAATGGTAAGCAGGAGCCGGATTGCGGCCAGATCGCCTTTGGCGATTCGCGACATTGCCGATCTAGATGTTGTTGCTCACCGTGGTGGGATTGTATTGGGCCATTTGACACAGCATCGCGCGCAGCAGAGCATGGCGGCGCCACCTCGGGAACCGCTGCAAAGAGATTCCAACCGCCCTTCCTGTTCGTTCCTACAAAAGCGGAAGTTCGATCCCTTCGTGTTCCGGTTCCCTGTCGTGCTCGACCGGTGCCGATCAACTTGTCATAGTGGCGTAGCCGCGGGGGATAACGCATTGGAGATTGTCGCGAGTCACTGATGCCGGTACGCGGATGCACGGTCGGGAGGCCGTCTGACGCCATGACCAAGGCCGAATTGATTGAAGCGTTGTCGAACTAAACATTCTCGGATCCGACAGAGGTAAATTTAAGATTTTCCAGGCTATATTGCGCAAGGTTTGTTGGAACCCGCCCCGCTGCCGCTGACTAAAGATCAGCAGCACGGGATGCGCCTCCAGTAACGGTTCGTGGAGAGGCCCAGAAGAAGAGCATGCAGCTTATAGCTCGAAAGCGACAACATCCAACATCAAATGAGCGAGGATACAGGCCAGCAAGCTGCGCCGCCAAAAATAAAGAATCACAAAAGGCAGAAGTGCAGGCAATTTGATCAACATGCCGTGTATACCCCAAATCGGTGCGTGAACCACCACGTTCATGGCTAGTGGGACAGCGATTGCCAAAGTTGTGCTCTGGGTCGATTCCTGGATTCGCTCGATCGCGTAACCGCGGTAGCCTATTTCCTCAGCGACAGCGTTGGCGATCAGGCCCGCTACGTCCAACCATTTTGGACGCAACGACGCATACAATACGCTGCCTGCCTTCAATTCAGCCATTACAACCGGCATCGAGGACGCGATTCTCAAAAGTTGGTGATCGAGTTGTAAACACACCAGAATAATTGCGAACGTAGCCAATATGTCTGCTACGGAAATACCGCGAATGCCTATCGAGGTAAGAGAACGCCGTTCCCAATAGACAACGATCGCGGGTATAGCAGTAATCACTACTAGCTTGGAGGCCAAACCAACAGATTCCCAAGCTGCGATCCACGACATCCCCCACCCTATCCTGAGAAGATCTAAAAAAGGCTCCCGGTAAGGCGGTATCGGCAGTACAAGGATGCGACCGAGAAATACTCCTCGCAGGTTCGATTGACCTCCGATCGCCGTAGCCTGCTCGGTTACGTGGCGGGCCAGCCGTTCCCGCTCATCGACGCCAACGATCGCGACGTCGGTGTCAAGGTCATCTGGAACAACGTGTTTCGCCCGATCACCAGTGACGACTACGATCTCCGGTTCTATGATTGCGACACGGAGTATCAGAAAAAGGGCCCGCAGACCTCCCAGATCGAGTACTTTCAGATCGGTCACTATGCCGGCTACGACCTCGTCGGTCGCACCGAAGTCGAACCGTTGCCAACCGATCCGGATTTCAAGAAAACCGGACGTTTGTGGCTGTTCGCCCTCTATCCGGTGCTCGCACCGCAGGAGCTTCATGGCATTGGATTCGTCCGCTGGCGTTACGCCGATCCGTCGAAGGGCGATGACACCTGGTCGCTCAACGCCGGCTCGCGCCGCGTCCGCCGCATCGACGAATCGATCCTGAGCTCCGCCGTTACCTCGGGAACTGCGGCGTTCTCGTGGGATCCCGATCATTACTCCGGCTTCAACGCCAAGACCGAGGAGTACGACTATAAATTCGTTGGCGAAAAGAACATGCTCGGCAGCATGCATGCAGCGCATTCGCCCGAGGTCCGCTGCGCCACCGACGGCGGCGCCAGCGCTTGCCCCGAGAACTGGGAAATGCGCCACCTGTACGTGCTCGAGGTTACGCCGCGCCCGGGACACATCAATGCCATCGATTCGCGCAGCATGATCTACTTGGACGCCGAAATGTGGTTCGAGCCGTACATCGACACCTATGATCGAAGCGGCAAACTATTCCGTTCGCACATCTACTGGCTCGCTTATCGCGATCGCCCAGTGCCCGATGCCCGCGTTGCCATCTATCCCTTCAAGCGCGGGTTCGTCGTTGCTGCGGTCTCGACCGACGTTC
This genomic stretch from Candidatus Binatus sp. harbors:
- a CDS encoding CPBP family intramembrane glutamic endopeptidase, which codes for MSWIAAWESVGLASKLVVITAIPAIVVYWERRSLTSIGIRGISVADILATFAIILVCLQLDHQLLRIASSMPVVMAELKAGSVLYASLRPKWLDVAGLIANAVAEEIGYRGYAIERIQESTQSTTLAIAVPLAMNVVVHAPIWGIHGMLIKLPALLPFVILYFWRRSLLACILAHLMLDVVAFEL